tggaatactgccctgcagcccagtctccgaagggaggggatcatgctctgcttcagtatgtcacagtagaTGTTgacattcatggttccctcaatgaactgtagctccccagtgccagcagcactcatgcaggcccagaccatgacactcccaccaccatgcttgactgtaggcaagacacacttatcttggtctcatctgaccacaggacatggttccagtaatccatgtccttagtctgcttgtcttcagcaaactgtatgcgggctttcttgtgcatcatctttagtagaggcttccttctgggacgacagctatgcagaccaatttgatgcagtgtgcggcgtatggtctgagcactgacagactgaccccccaccccttcaacctttgcagcaatgctggcagcactcatacgtctatttcccaaagacaacctccggatatgacgctgagcacgtgcactcaccttctttggtggaccatggcgaggcctgtcctgagtggaacctgtcctgtaaaaccgctgtatggtcttgcccaccatgctgcagctcagtttcagggtcttggcaatcttcttatagactaggccatctttatgtagagcaacaattctttttttcagatcctcagagagttctttgccatgaggtgccatgttgaacttccagtgaccagtatgagagagtgtgagagcgataacaccaaaattaacacacctgctccccattcacgcctgagaccttgtaatactaaagagtcacatgacaccggggagggtaaatggaaaattgggcccaatttggacatttccacttaggggtgtagtcacttttgttgccaacggtttagacattaatggctgtgtgttgagttattttgaggggacagcaaatttacactgttctacaggctgtacactcactactttacattggagcagagtgtcatttcttcagtgttgtcacatgaaaacatgtgaggggtgtactcccttttgtgagatactgtatatttacattttaaataagcaTATACTACATACTTTGACTGTTGTCCATTACACATTCCACATCtcagaaataaaaattttattgttCTCTTAAGATATTGGAGAAACAGAAAACAGCTGCTTTAAACCTGATACTGCATCATACTCCAGTGTTTCAGAAGGTAGCGATTTTACATCCATAATGGTACctgaaaggaaatcttaaaaTCACAATTTTAAAGGGCTGCAGGCCCAAAAACCTGTAAAGctagacaaaaataaattattactgGAGGATAAGGAGTATAAGCAGTCACCAGGGAATCTATACAAActttcagtatttatttttaataagaaatatttacattGCACAGCTGATGAAGGACTTTTGTTTGAAGTCTCCATGTTTCTCTGGATATGTTTAATACAAATATGACTAAATATATCTAGTACACTACAGGAGGGTGTTGCAGCAAGTTACCCAAAGTGGTCTACAAGTGGTATGATTGGGATGAAGGGAGAGGCCTAATAGCAAGCGTTTTTCTTTTCCAGGCTATTGGCACACTGTATTATGGGATGTGTGGGATAGCACAGAAATGCTGCCTTGTGAAATCAGCCACCTCAGATTTTGCTTGGATGTTGTGATCCAGATTTCTACCTTCGATTACGTCCTTAGCATGTGccattttttgacatttttcttgTAGTTTCTACTTCCTTTTCAGTACGTTAATGAAGGCATCTTTAGGGACGTCAATATTTCCGATGCGCCTCATTTTCTTCTTGCCTTCCGCTTGTTTTTTCAACAGCTTCATTTTTCGCGTGATATCGCCACCATACTGTTAGGAATAGTAGAATTTATATTAGTGTCAGGGCCAAATATAGAAACAGTCAAattaggattaaaaaaaaaaagaaaggagaagTGGCGTCACTTACACATTTTGCTAAGACATTCTTTCTGTATGCTTTGATTCTGAAAGAATAAGCAtgaatgcaaatgttttaaacaCTTCACTATATAATATACCACTTTGCAAAATAAGCATCATCGCTCACGTTTCCCTGGCGATGACTTTGCTCCCGATGGCTGCCTGTACCGCAATCTCAAACATCTGCCTGGGAATGGATTCCCTCAGCTTCACACACATGGCTTTCCCTGTGTCATAAGCCCGGTCTCTAAAAGCAGCAACACAGCAAAAAGCTCAAATTAAAACCCATTCTTTACTTCTATACTGCTGCTAGTAACACAAGCAATAGTTTGCAATTTCAATGAGACTGCTCATGAATTGGTTTTAAGGCGGATACTGTTGTTTAAATTGACCTTAACGACGGGTATTTGGTATGCACAACTGTGTAGTGCTTGCTGACTCTGCCATGCAAGTGCACCATGTGAAACTGTAGCTTACTTGTGAACAATAGTGGTGAGTTCTTCCACTGGTTTCCCATTGAGCAGGAAATCAATTTTAATCAGTTCAGCTGGTTCATAGCCAGCATCCTCGTAGTCAAAGCTGGAGAGGAGAAATTGCATTGTGGTGTGAAAGCGTTGAATCAGAATAAATCGGCGGCTTAATTCACAACTCATACAGGATTTTGAACATCTTATATGGGCAAGTCTGTTCATCAGTAACATTACCTAGCATATCCTGATGACATGGACTTAAGCTCATCGTAAAAATCGACCACAATTTCGTTTAGGGGGAACAGGTACTGCATCATTACTCGGTGGTCATCGATGTAAACCATGTTCTTCTGAATTGCTCTGCGGCTCTGAAAATAAGCGGGAAGAATAAATTGGTTTCATACCACTTAATACagattttaataaaactttGGAGAAATTAAAacgttttatttaaaacaaaattaagtAATTTAGACAGGATTGTTTGTTGAATAGACACACTAATGTACGCTTGAGAATTTGAATGAATTTTTAGCAGATTAtaacaacattaaaaacaaatgtgaTTTAAGTTAATTATATGGCAGTCATACCTGACAGAGGCTCATGATCTTCCCAGTAAAGTCATCAGGGCTGATGATGGTTCCCAGTACCATGGGCTCCTGGTATTCCACCACACAAGACTTCTCAGGGAATTGGGCTGGGTTTACAATGGTTATTATCTTCTGTCCATACTCCTACTCAACACAGTAAAACAGTCCATTTATACTCCATACTCTACAACAACTCAAAACATTACTCTTTCCTAtcagtttttcattttctctccaaGGACATATACTATATGGTCACAAGTATGTATACACCTGACCACTACACCCaaatgtgcttgttgaacatcctattACAGATTTAACCCCCCTTTGcatataataacctccactcttctgggaaggctttccactagattttggggtgtggctgtggggaGGCCTGGGGTACAGTCAGCAGCACTCCAATTAATTCCAAAGGTATTCAGTGGcattgaggtcagggttctttCCTATTCTTCCAATAGAACATATGGAATCCATGTCTTCTTGGGCCTTGTTTTAGGCACAGGGTGACTGTTGTGCTGGAACATGTTTCGGGCCCTTGgatgcagtgaaaggaaattgtaatgctaaaCAATTCAGTTCATAtgacaacatttacatttatggcattagGCAAACTCccttattcagagtgacttacaaaaCTGCTTCTGAAGTCtctattaatttatatattgatACTGGGTCATGGACTAAGAATGCCATTAGTCTAAAATTCTGTTGGTAGGCAACACAAGCATgcaattgttttattaaaaaatgtttgtttaagtatttcaggaagaggtaggtctgccagtgactcagctgtctGACATTTATGGGAAGCTTATTCCACCACCTAGCAGACAGAACAGACAGGAGTCTTGATGCATaccttccttgtaccctgagagatggtgggatcagtcGAGCAATGTTAGATGATCTGAGGGAGCGTGGTGCAGTGCAAGGAGTGATAAAAGCTTTGAGATAAGTGGGTGCTGATCTGTATTTGGTTTTGTAGGCAAGCctctgtgttttaaatctgatgtgggCAGCTatcggaagccagtggaggcagtgcagcagtggggtggtgtgcgAGAACTTCGAAAGTTTGAAAACATCTTCAATTTGCAGAAGATCAAATTGTGCTCAGAGTTCAAGATGCCAGGAgcgagttgcagtagtccaggggactaaacaagcacctgagtggcctgtgtggataaaaatggatgAATCTTTCTAATATTGTAAACGGGGATACTGATGATGAGCATGTCTGAATAGCAGTTTGCGAGGAAAAGGACAGTCGATTATCCATTGTTAGCCCAAAATTGCGTGTAGTGGCAGAAAGGAAGATCAGTGAGATTTATAAAGACACGCCTATGGCTGTAACAGTCAGgtatccacatacttttggccagtgtatatacagcattattattaaaaaatcaaGTACAGAGTTATACCTTTATGAGTTTGGGTGAGGACAAGACAGCTTTGTATGGCACTGTTGGAGCTGTGACTATAACAGAGGCATTATACTCCTGCTCCAAACGCTGGTTAAAGACCTCCATGTGCAACAGACCCAGAAAACCCAGCcttagagaagaaaaaagattgTGATCGCATCATAAAATTACTGCATTTCTGCAACTTAACAGTATTGAAAGCAGGGAAATGTGAACACTTTAAATCCAGACCTCCAGCCAGCCCCCAAAGCCAGACTGCTGTCTTTCTGCACCATCACGCTGGAGTCATTTAAAGTGAGCTTCTCCACTGCACTGCGCAGAGACGGATATTCTGACTGATCCGTAGGGTATATACctaccacacatacatacacacatttaattcaattaaaacaATATGGGTCTAGGCGACAGTTAGATGCTATTATATCAAATGGATTTTGAATGGCCATACTTTCTCCAAGAACATGAGGCATACACTGAATCACTACCAGATATTCACTGGCATTCATTTGGAACAGTTCCTTATAGTCTTATTACTTAAAAAGGTTTAGTTAGTACCTTACTCTGGATGTAATCCACACACAAATTCACTATATTTAATTACACAAAGAGGCCTTGGATCTGTCTAGTCACTGAAGTCTTTAATTGGGGTAATAACACAAAGTTTCATAGCCTTTGTATCAGTTTTCTAATTAATTTAATGTAGACAGCTACTATGATCATGGTCAGTGAAGGGTTGACAATATCCTTCAAGCAATTCGCAAAGAAAGCCAATCAAAATAATACAACATAATTTACGAAAATACAGTATAATTGAACATAATTACAGAAAGCCGTTTCAAGCTTTAAATGAAAATTGTATACCTGCAAAGACCATGGACTTAGCAGGTTTAAAACCAGGCAGTGGCTCCACCGGCTGCTTATGGAGATAGAATGTGTCTCCTACCTGGGCATCTTTCACTTCCTTCATGCCAGCTATCACATATCCCACCTGTCCTGCGTAGCTGAGATCAAAAGTGAAAGTTaggatataaaataaatgaagcaaCTGCTGTGCAAAAAGTAAGTGGAACTTTATAACTTTGATTGATTCTGTGGATTCTGTCTGATCAGAAGACATTTTGGTAATGAGAACACCCCACAGTTAAATTAATGATCAACTGAAtctattatacaaaaaaaaaaagtgaaatcatGGCTTGGATTATTGTTCCTTTAGCAAGCTATGCAATATAACAGCTGATATGCGCATAAGAGTTTCTTACAGTCTCTCCGTAGGCTGTTCATCTGGCCGCAGGACACCCAGTTCATTGACCTCGTATGTCTTTCCCAGGTGGGCTGAGACAATTTTGTCCCCTTTACAGACCTGTCCACTGAACAAGGCGATATTTGCTACTACTCCTCTGTAGTGGTCAAATGTTGAGTCAAAGACAAGAGCTTTGAATGGGTCCTCTAGCTTAGCTTTGGGTCTGGAAATATTGAGAAAAATGTTAAGAAAACTGATAATCTATAAATttgttatgtatttatttaaagatatttcaGCAAACACCTTAAATATGGCTTCATTAAAAAGGACAAGCAAGCCGCATATACACAAGATTTCTGAACAAACTATGACTTGAAATGTACTAaacattctgtttttgtttttacgtaaaatcaacaaaattttaaatatgcaaaatacTCCAAATaatttgaccaaaaaaaaataaataaataaataaaaaaattgaaaagaatTTGATGAAAACTCACGGGGGTATTCTCTTCACTACCTCTTGAAGAACTCTGTCCACATTTGTACCTAATTTAGCAGAAATCTAAAGACAAAGATTTCAAAAATCATTATAACAAAGAGAAACAATAAATGCACTCACGTAGCACAACATTATTTCTGCAACTGCAACTCATGCTCACCCTGATACACTCCTCACTCGGAATATCAAACATCTTTTCAATTTGCTTTTCCACTCTGTCAGGATCTGCATTCTTCAAATCAATCTgattacaaaagaaaagaattcaaaTCACACAAACTTAAGCTTACACAATCAACAGGCAAAATATTCCGTACAGGGTTTgcacttactttatttataactGGAATGATGGTTAATTGAGCTTCAAATGCCAAGTAGAAGTTTGCCACAGTTTGTGCCTGTATTCCCTTTaatagagacaaacagaaatacaCTGTGAAGTGCATGCAAAACAGCACAAGCCACTAAAACACTACTATGGTGAAATGAGGTGTTCATGCAAGGAAGAAACTTAGCCTCTTTGTTACACTGTACCTCATTTGCATCTACTATGAGCAGAACTCCTTGGCAGGCTGATATGGAGCGTGACACCTCATAGCTGAAGTCAACATGACCCTGTGCACAGGTGGAAGGAATACAAAAACGCTTCATTAAATCTATACCTTTTTAaacttcaattttttttttatgttatgttCAATATGCAGCAGAAGAAATCAAGAAATTCATTGGAGGACAAGTTACAAAAATCTTACACAACTAACGATATTAGCTCTACTATATGACTGCTGTGGTTAATGAATTGGTCTTTGTGCTGACCGGTGTGTCGATGAGATTGAGTAGATAAGTCTGTCCTTCATGTTTATAGAACAGAGAGGCAGTCTGAGCTTTTACTGtgattcctctctctctctccacctgcaGCTTGTCCAACACCTGCTTATTCTGACCCGTCTTTGCAATGGCACCTGCAGGGAATATATAAAGGATTTTAAGGCAAAGTGTTCAGCATTATGTCCACTTACTAGTATAGTTACATGGTGCTTATATAGTACAATGTGGCAACAATTACATATACTGAGACcacaatttacattttaatctcCATTGTGAGTGCAAAACAATTGTACTATAAActattgtatttttaaatgtgTGAATTAGTCGAATGAACACAACTTATGCATGGAAATGGACTGCTATTTATTCCTTCCAGGGATTTGTGATAAGGAAAATGAATGCACTAGCAAGCAAAATCTGTGATATTATGAGGAGCTTTCCATTTTCTAAATGATCAAagattttcttacatttttcatttctggcatttggcagacacctttatgcagagcaacttacatttaatctcattttataaaacttagctattgaggattaagggccttgttcaggggcccagcagtagcagcttggtggacctgggatttaaactctcAACCATccgatcagtaatccaacaccttaaccactaagctatcacatcccccacatttttttttgcagtacaTCCATCACAAAAAGTAATTAtgcatgtgtcttcactggcaGTAGTTTAATAGAATTCTGTGCTTGCAATCTTGcaatggtggctcaagtggttaaggctgtgggttgttgatcggaggattggggttcaagcctcagcaccaccaagctccagtgttgggcaattgagcaaggcccttaaccctctctgctccaggggtgctgtatcatagctgcccctccactctgaccccaactttctcagctgggatatgtgaagaaaaggatTCCACTGTACTCTAATGTACGTGTgtcgataataaaggcttcatgccctcagtccTTATAATGATGCATAACCGCATACTGGATTTGCTGGCATTACCACATGGACATATCTTTAACCTTCATCATAAAAAACAAACGCTCAAAATAACTTTTTACATTCCCACCAAATAATAAACTGAAAGCCACTATGATCCTGAAATATGAAGTTATGCAATTTGATATCATGCGGTCACAACATAATGATTCATAGTCACAAGATTTCGTTTGTGGCCGTCATACGTTAACTTATAACTGaagcttattaaaaaaaataaccatcATGTCACATCAGCATCTCTGTACTCGTCTGGAAGAGAGCATGTAAGTTTAGTCAGCAAGCTTGGTATCTGTAAGGTGCCTACAGCCGAGGGCGACACAATCCACCTGTCATCTCCAACAGTCTGTCAGCGAGGGTGCTTTTGCCATGGTCAATATGAGCGATGATGCTGAAGTTTCTTATCCTGTCCACAGGAAACTCGGACATATCTATATTCTGCTGTGAGAGAAGAAAAGCAGAGACTTCTGTGAGAACTTGGTCACAGCAAGATACAGTAAGCAATTAAGGTTTACTTTATACGAGGTAGAGTACAGAATCATGTATTAAATCTAACTCCTCTAAAGGTAGACATGTTTTAAACCAGCCATATTATCTGAACCCCAGATACATCtatttgtgatgtgatgtatttACCTTCTGAGCTGAGGAGCTggactccctcacacacacataacccgTCTTTATCCATCTGTGTCTGATTAAAGTGCACGCCTCCGTATAACCCTGACTTCTTCTCTTTATTCGGCATATCTTAACATTACGAAAGAGTCCagcaaacaataaaacattactAAGAGGTCTCAGTAAAAGTTGCATGGCAGCTGGCGGCGCAAGGTTCAACAAACCAGCTGCATTAAGTAAAGTGTCGCTGTGACACTATGTCTGTTTCTCCTTAGCTGTCGGAAAAATTTGTTCATAGACGTGTGCGTTATAAAGATCAGGATTTGAGATTGAGAGATTCACATTTATTTCGACAGGACGTCGCCATGTTGAGGTTGGAGGTTAACATTGCTTCTTCTTTGGTTTAAGTGACGAGACTCGAACCGTCACCCCCATCTGCTGTTTGTGGTGTGTAATGAACATGGTAGTGATGAATCGTTCATAAGCGAATCGGCTCATTGTCGGGTGAACGTTTGGAGCCGACTCGCATGTTCAACTCAACTCAATCCAAACGAGCTGTTTTGTACAATGAAACCAAATTTGTGGCACCAAATCGCCCaagaatgtaaatattaaaaggCAAAAAGTGAATACAGAAATACCGGAAAAGGTGCGAAAATATTGCATTGTATACAATATACAGAttggcaacaacaacaataacaacaacaatactactactactactactactactaataataataataataataaatcaaagtATTTCTGGTCGTTGAGAACCTGGAGCCAATCCCAGAGGATTTGGGGCCCAATTTCGATTCATCTCAGTGACTCGAATCTTTTGATTCCTTTCTCCAAAAAGATTCATTCTGATTCGGTCACTGATTTGTTCAGTGGCCATTTGCATAAGTGACATCACTACACCAGCAGGTGGCGGCAGTGAGTATCTTTTCAGATAAGTTTCTTTAGTATTATGATTTATTAATATTGCCATATCCAAGACtattttttagacattttagTCAGTGCAAGCTAGTGTAGATAAAAATGATAGCTTTTATtgctgcatttaaaaaaaacaaaacaactattagtcatttgtacacattttgtgTATAGAGGATTATGCCATGAACACACCAACAACTCATAATGCTTGTTGTAGACCTGTGAAgataaaataaactaataatcATTCCAAATAAagtactactgctactactactactactactactactgctgctgctactacaaatactactaataatagcGCTATTATGAATATTTTCCATTGCAATATACCTCCGAAAACATGTCTGCACT
This genomic stretch from Hemibagrus wyckioides isolate EC202008001 linkage group LG08, SWU_Hwy_1.0, whole genome shotgun sequence harbors:
- the guf1 gene encoding translation factor GUF1, mitochondrial isoform X3, which translates into the protein MSEFPVDRIRNFSIIAHIDHGKSTLADRLLEMTGAIAKTGQNKQVLDKLQVERERGITVKAQTASLFYKHEGQTYLLNLIDTPGHVDFSYEVSRSISACQGVLLIVDANEGIQAQTVANFYLAFEAQLTIIPVINKIDLKNADPDRVEKQIEKMFDIPSEECIRISAKLGTNVDRVLQEVVKRIPPPKAKLEDPFKALVFDSTFDHYRGVVANIALFSGQVCKGDKIVSAHLGKTYEVNELGVLRPDEQPTERLYAGQVGYVIAGMKEVKDAQVGDTFYLHKQPVEPLPGFKPAKSMVFAGIYPTDQSEYPSLRSAVEKLTLNDSSVMVQKDSSLALGAGWRLGFLGLLHMEVFNQRLEQEYNASVIVTAPTVPYKAVLSSPKLIKEYGQKIITIVNPAQFPEKSCVVEYQEPMVLGTIISPDDFTGKIMSLCQSRRAIQKNMVYIDDHRVMMQYLFPLNEIVVDFYDELKSMSSGYASFDYEDAGYEPAELIKIDFLLNGKPVEELTTIVHKDRAYDTGKAMCVKLRESIPRQMFEIAVQAAIGSKVIARETIKAYRKNVLAKCYGGDITRKMKLLKKQAEGKKKMRRIGNIDVPKDAFINVLKRK
- the guf1 gene encoding translation factor Guf1, mitochondrial isoform X2, whose protein sequence is MQLLLRPLSNVLLFAGLFRNVKICRIKRRSQGYTEACTLIRHRWIKTGYVCVRESSSSAQKNIDMSEFPVDRIRNFSIIAHIDHGKSTLADRLLEMTGAIAKTGQNKQVLDKLQVERERGITVKAQTASLFYKHEGQTYLLNLIDTPGHVDFSYEVSRSISACQGVLLIVDANEGIQAQTVANFYLAFEAQLTIIPVINKIDLKNADPDRVEKQIEKMFDIPSEECIRISAKLGTNVDRVLQEVVKRIPPPKAKLEDPFKALVFDSTFDHYRGVVANIALFSGQVCKGDKIVSAHLGKTYEVNELGVLRPDEQPTERLYAGQVGYVIAGMKEVKDAQVGDTFYLHKQPVEPLPGFKPAKSMVFAGIYPTDQSEYPSLRSAVEKLTLNDSSVMVQKDSSLALGAGWRLGFLGLLHMEVFNQRLEQEYNASVIVTAPTVPYKAVLSSPKLIKEYGQKIITIVNPAQFPEKSCVVEYQEPMVLGTIISPDDFTGKIMSLCQSRRAIQKNMVYIDDHRVMMQYLFPLNEIVVDFYDELKSMSSGYASFDYEDAGYEPAELIKIDFLLNGKPVEELTTIVHKDRAYDTGKAMCVKLRESIPRQMFEIAVQAAIGSKVIARETIKAYRKNVLAKCYGGDITRKMKLLKKQAEGKKKMRRIGNIDVPKDAFINVLKRK
- the guf1 gene encoding translation factor Guf1, mitochondrial isoform X1, giving the protein MQLLLRPLSNVLLFAGLFRNVKICRIKRRSQGYTEACTLIRHRWIKTGYVCVRESSSSAQKQNIDMSEFPVDRIRNFSIIAHIDHGKSTLADRLLEMTGAIAKTGQNKQVLDKLQVERERGITVKAQTASLFYKHEGQTYLLNLIDTPGHVDFSYEVSRSISACQGVLLIVDANEGIQAQTVANFYLAFEAQLTIIPVINKIDLKNADPDRVEKQIEKMFDIPSEECIRISAKLGTNVDRVLQEVVKRIPPPKAKLEDPFKALVFDSTFDHYRGVVANIALFSGQVCKGDKIVSAHLGKTYEVNELGVLRPDEQPTERLYAGQVGYVIAGMKEVKDAQVGDTFYLHKQPVEPLPGFKPAKSMVFAGIYPTDQSEYPSLRSAVEKLTLNDSSVMVQKDSSLALGAGWRLGFLGLLHMEVFNQRLEQEYNASVIVTAPTVPYKAVLSSPKLIKEYGQKIITIVNPAQFPEKSCVVEYQEPMVLGTIISPDDFTGKIMSLCQSRRAIQKNMVYIDDHRVMMQYLFPLNEIVVDFYDELKSMSSGYASFDYEDAGYEPAELIKIDFLLNGKPVEELTTIVHKDRAYDTGKAMCVKLRESIPRQMFEIAVQAAIGSKVIARETIKAYRKNVLAKCYGGDITRKMKLLKKQAEGKKKMRRIGNIDVPKDAFINVLKRK